A genome region from Christensenella minuta includes the following:
- a CDS encoding sensor histidine kinase, which produces MIVLLWLFQIVFLNDFYQAIKKNEIQKTAQTISQNIDNENVETLIDQIGDRFDVRVEVADMEGNAIYSTDTMPNLPQSELAVVARKTQESGGSKIEILRMEKFENPDYNEQLFNGNNIPPRGMSGFETLIYSQIVTPEDGTPILLVLTSRITPVDATVDTLRVQLVYITIILLGCALFLAFVISKWISRPIVKINKGAKKLARAEYDVHFDDGGYREIAELADTLNYASRELSKVEKLRRELLANISHDLRTPLTMIIGYSEVMRDIPGENSPKNIQIIIDEAKRLTTLVNDAMDISKLQAGTQELNMERFNLTESISNIVARYIKLMEQEGYHISFICERDAYVLGDEVKIGQALCNLINNAINYSGEIKRIIVRQRAENGIVTVSVEDNGEGIAKSQLEYIWDRYYKVDKTHKRVSVGTGLGLSIVKGVLELHHAEYGVESELGKGSVFWFRLPEDTK; this is translated from the coding sequence ATGATCGTACTGTTATGGTTATTCCAGATTGTATTCCTGAATGATTTTTATCAGGCGATTAAAAAAAACGAAATCCAGAAAACAGCGCAGACCATTTCGCAAAACATCGATAATGAGAACGTAGAAACGCTGATCGACCAGATTGGCGACCGTTTTGACGTGCGCGTCGAAGTTGCGGATATGGAGGGAAATGCGATCTATAGCACGGATACTATGCCGAACCTTCCCCAGAGTGAATTGGCGGTAGTTGCACGGAAGACGCAGGAAAGCGGCGGAAGCAAGATCGAGATATTGAGGATGGAAAAATTTGAAAATCCTGACTATAATGAACAGCTGTTCAATGGTAATAATATACCGCCGCGCGGCATGAGCGGGTTTGAGACGCTCATTTATTCACAGATCGTGACCCCGGAAGATGGAACGCCCATTTTGTTGGTGCTTACCTCGCGGATTACGCCTGTAGACGCCACGGTAGATACCCTGCGCGTTCAGCTTGTTTATATTACGATTATTCTGCTTGGCTGCGCTTTGTTCCTCGCGTTTGTGATTTCTAAGTGGATATCGCGGCCGATTGTAAAGATCAATAAGGGAGCCAAAAAACTTGCGCGAGCCGAGTACGACGTACATTTTGATGATGGGGGATACCGGGAGATTGCCGAACTTGCGGATACGCTGAATTACGCCTCGCGTGAGCTTTCGAAGGTGGAAAAACTCCGACGCGAACTCTTGGCCAATATTTCTCACGACCTCCGCACTCCGCTTACGATGATTATTGGCTATTCGGAAGTTATGAGGGATATTCCCGGGGAAAATTCGCCGAAGAATATTCAGATTATCATTGATGAAGCGAAACGGCTGACGACCCTTGTAAACGATGCGATGGATATTTCCAAGCTCCAGGCAGGAACGCAGGAACTGAACATGGAGCGTTTCAACCTGACGGAGTCGATTAGCAATATTGTTGCGCGTTATATTAAGCTGATGGAGCAGGAAGGCTATCATATCAGTTTCATATGCGAACGGGATGCATATGTGTTGGGGGATGAAGTAAAGATTGGACAAGCGCTATGCAACCTGATTAATAACGCCATCAATTATTCGGGTGAAATTAAAAGGATTATTGTGCGGCAGCGGGCCGAAAATGGGATAGTTACCGTTTCCGTCGAGGATAACGGTGAAGGGATCGCCAAAAGTCAGCTTGAGTATATCTGGGATCGTTATTATAAGGTGGATAAAACACACAAACGCGTTTCTGTTGGGACGGGACTTGGACTCTCCATCGTAAAGGGAGTGCTTGAACTGCACCATGCGGAATATGGCGTGGAAAGCGAACTGGGAAAAGGAAGCGTTTTTTGGTTCAGGCTTCCGGAAGATACAAAATAA
- a CDS encoding response regulator transcription factor, producing MISMKICIVEDNQKIREELTSFLQKYGYSVCSVEEFESDVVSAILKEKADLLLLDINLPVVDGYSICREIRKQSTMPVIIVTSRNTEMDELMSMNLGADDFITKPYNTQILLARINSVLKRAYHTVDKLDCGRFVLNLSKSLLEYDGREIELTKNELRILNTLARQAGNIVSREELMNDLWSSDMFVDENTLNVNVNRLRRKMEDAGLADVIETKRGQGYLLK from the coding sequence ATGATTTCAATGAAAATATGTATTGTGGAAGACAATCAGAAGATACGGGAAGAGCTAACCTCCTTCCTGCAAAAATACGGATATTCCGTGTGCTCGGTCGAGGAGTTTGAGAGCGATGTAGTATCCGCGATCCTTAAGGAAAAAGCGGATTTGCTTTTGCTTGATATCAACCTGCCGGTGGTCGACGGATATTCTATCTGCCGTGAGATACGCAAGCAATCCACCATGCCTGTTATCATTGTAACGAGCCGGAATACGGAAATGGATGAGCTGATGAGTATGAATCTGGGCGCAGACGATTTTATTACCAAGCCTTATAACACACAGATTCTTCTCGCGCGCATTAATTCTGTGTTAAAAAGGGCCTACCATACGGTGGATAAACTTGACTGTGGCAGATTTGTACTGAATCTTTCCAAAAGCCTGCTAGAATATGACGGGCGGGAAATCGAATTGACGAAGAATGAACTGCGTATTTTGAATACGCTGGCCCGGCAGGCGGGAAACATAGTTTCCCGCGAGGAATTGATGAACGACTTGTGGAGCAGCGATATGTTTGTGGATGAAAACACTTTGAATGTGAATGTAAACCGGCTGCGCCGGAAGATGGAAGACGCCGGCCTTGCGGATGTGATCGAAACGAAAAGGGGACAGGGGTATTTGCTGAAATGA
- a CDS encoding sensor histidine kinase, with protein MKLIDYLKDKILFLLFDLLILASAALLFYLLAVGSMIIVFFGTVIAACLIIPLLVDYHRRKRFYNGFLLLLDELEQKNLIAEIMERPGFREGMILYDSLHIANKAMLEEIKKYSKAQEEYRGYIEMWIHEIKTPIASSRLVLENHKEIPAAKGLAEDIDALENLVEQVLFYARSSAVEKDYMIRKTNLKDIVYAVARRNAKMLIERRIRLETENLDICVNTDAKWIEFVLNQIVGNAVKYCDKSDAKIWITARKDSNAVLLNISDNGIGILEEELGRVCEKGFTGTNGRQQEKSTGMGLYLCARLCEKLGHGFKISSEYGEGTTATIVFPESSMLKMQ; from the coding sequence ATGAAGCTGATTGACTATCTGAAGGATAAAATACTGTTTCTGTTATTCGATCTGCTGATTCTTGCATCGGCGGCGCTTTTGTTTTACCTGCTTGCCGTTGGATCGATGATTATTGTGTTTTTCGGGACAGTTATTGCTGCCTGCCTTATCATTCCGCTGCTCGTCGATTACCACCGGAGAAAAAGGTTCTATAATGGTTTTCTGTTATTGCTGGATGAACTTGAACAGAAAAACTTGATTGCTGAGATTATGGAGAGGCCGGGCTTCCGGGAGGGGATGATTCTTTACGATTCCCTCCATATTGCAAATAAAGCGATGCTCGAAGAGATAAAGAAATACAGTAAGGCACAGGAGGAATATCGCGGGTATATTGAAATGTGGATTCATGAGATCAAAACGCCAATCGCGTCTTCGCGGCTGGTGCTGGAAAACCATAAAGAGATACCGGCCGCGAAAGGGCTCGCGGAGGATATTGATGCACTTGAAAACCTTGTGGAGCAAGTGCTTTTTTATGCGCGGAGCAGTGCGGTCGAAAAAGATTATATGATACGTAAAACCAATTTGAAGGATATCGTATATGCCGTGGCACGCAGGAATGCAAAGATGTTGATCGAGCGCAGAATCCGCCTTGAAACGGAAAATCTCGATATCTGTGTCAATACCGACGCTAAGTGGATCGAATTTGTCCTGAACCAAATCGTTGGGAATGCGGTGAAGTATTGCGATAAGAGCGACGCGAAAATATGGATCACCGCCCGCAAAGATAGCAATGCTGTCCTTCTCAATATCTCGGATAACGGGATTGGCATCCTTGAGGAAGAACTTGGCAGAGTGTGCGAAAAGGGATTTACCGGCACCAACGGAAGACAGCAGGAGAAATCGACCGGGATGGGGCTTTATCTGTGCGCAAGGCTATGCGAAAAGCTGGGACATGGATTTAAAATCTCATCCGAATATGGAGAAGGGACAACGGCGACTATTGTTTTTCCGGAAAGTTCGATGCTTAAAATGCAATAA
- a CDS encoding ABC transporter ATP-binding protein, which yields METLLKVRNVEKIYGGKGNLTKALDDVNFDVGKGEFLGIMGPSGSGKTTLLNCISTIDMVTSGHIAVNDTDITMLKAGRLAEFRRKQLGFIFQDFNLLDTLSGYENIALALTICGVGYGQIKERIKNIAKTLEINDVLYKYPCEMSGGQKQRVAAARAIITNPSMILADEPTGALDSKSSRMLLENFVDMNKKLGATLLMVTHDAFAASYCSRILFLRDGKIFTELVRGMDSRKDFFSKIIEVVSLLGGDVADAV from the coding sequence ATGGAAACGCTGCTAAAGGTCAGAAATGTAGAAAAAATATACGGAGGAAAAGGTAACCTTACAAAAGCGTTGGACGATGTCAACTTCGATGTGGGCAAAGGCGAATTCCTCGGGATCATGGGTCCTTCCGGAAGCGGGAAAACAACGCTTTTAAATTGCATCTCTACCATCGATATGGTAACGAGCGGCCACATTGCGGTAAACGATACGGATATTACTATGCTGAAGGCAGGACGGCTTGCGGAATTCCGGCGGAAGCAGCTCGGGTTTATTTTCCAGGATTTTAACCTGCTGGACACGCTGTCGGGCTACGAAAATATCGCGCTTGCGCTTACGATATGCGGCGTTGGGTACGGACAGATCAAGGAACGTATCAAGAATATCGCCAAAACGCTTGAAATAAACGACGTGCTTTATAAATATCCCTGCGAAATGTCCGGAGGACAGAAACAGCGCGTTGCGGCAGCAAGGGCGATCATCACAAACCCGTCCATGATCCTCGCGGATGAACCGACGGGCGCGCTCGACTCGAAATCGTCCCGTATGCTGCTTGAAAACTTTGTAGATATGAATAAAAAACTGGGGGCGACGCTCCTCATGGTGACGCATGATGCGTTTGCGGCAAGCTACTGCAGCCGCATCCTGTTCCTGCGAGACGGAAAGATATTTACCGAGCTTGTGCGGGGTATGGACAGCCGGAAAGATTTCTTCAGTAAAATTATTGAAGTGGTGTCCCTTTTGGGAGGTGACGTAGCCGATGCTGTGTAA